A segment of the Armatimonadota bacterium genome:
GTCCGCCGTGGGACCCTCGGCGGCCGAGACGCAGACCATTGCCATCGTGGACTTCGGCTCCGAGGCCTCCGACATCTTGATAACCGAAGGGCCGCGCCTGCGGTTCACCCGGAACATCCCGATCGGCGGAGCGGTCTTGCTCAATGCCGTCCGGGAGGCGATGGACGTGGACGAGGCGACCGCGCGGAGCCTGGTGGAGGAGAAGGGAGAGGTCCTGGAGGAGGGCGCGGCCGTTGACCACACGGCGGAGCGCCTCTACGACGTGGTCGCGCCCCACATCGGCGACCTGGTCACCGAGATCCGGCGCTCGCTGGACTACTACCAGACCCGATCCCGTTCGGTTGTGGTAAACCAGATCCTGCTGGCCGGCGGGCTGGCCCGGCTCCGGAACCTCGATCGCACGATCGCATCGGAACTCGGCCTGGCCACCTCGGTGGTTTCGCCGTTCGCGCACCTCAAGGTGAACCCCGAGACGCACCCGGCCGATCGGCTCGCCGCCGTCGGGCCCACAATGGCCGTCGCCGTAGGACTCGCCATGCGGGGAGGTGATGTCAGTTGATCCGCATCAACCTGCTGCCGCGCGTACCCCGTCGCCGACTGCCAGGACGGCGGTTTCTCGAGATCGGTCTGCCCGTGGCAGTGGCCGTGGTGCTGGTCGTGGCCGCGGTCTGGATGAACCAGCGCAACGCCGGGGTGGCGGCGGATGTGGCCTCGGCCAACAGGGAGATCGCCGAGCTCCAGCCGCAGGTGGATCACGTGCTCGAGCTCGACCGGCGGATCAAGGCGATGCGCGAGAAGGAAGCGGTCATAGTGGACCTGCTGAAGCAGCAGCTCCCGGCCGCCTCAATCCTGAACGAGTTTCGGCTCCTGATTCCCAAGGATGCCTGGGTGACCTCGCTGAGCGTGCCCGAGCCCTCCTCTCTCAACATCGAAGGGATGGCCATGACCTACTACGCCGTGGCGCAGTTGATGGACAACCTGGGCACCGGGCGGCTCTTCCGCGAGGTGGACCTTACGGTTGTTCAGCTCGAGCGAATTGGGACCAGGGATGTCGTGCGGTTCCAGGTGACCGCACGCATTGACCGGCCCCAGGCAACCGGAGGTGACCGCCCGTGAGAGGTCTGAGCCCGCGCGAGCGGATGATGCTGGTCCTCGTCCTGGTGGCCGCCATGGTCACGGTCTTCTACCTGTTTGTCTACACTCCGGCGGCGGCGCGCCATGCCAGCCTGCTCAAAGAGAGGGATGCCCGCCGCACCGAGGTAGAGCGGCTGAAGACCCTGGTCCAGACCCGCGAGGCCAAGGAGCGCGAGTACAACGCCCTGGCCGAGCGCATCCGTCTGATCGAGGCCAAGCTGCCGCCCGAGCGCGAGATTCCGCGCCTGATCCGCCAGCTCCAGGGCGTGGCGTCTGAACTGGGAATCAAGCTAGCTCTCCTGCGACCTGGGGCGACCCAGGCCGGACCGGCCGGTGAACCCGCGGGCGCCGCACCCGCGCCCGGGAAGAAGCCTGCCGCCCCGGCGGCACCGCCTCGCTACCAGCTCTTCCGGCTGGACCTGGCGTTTGACGGCACCTACGCCGACCTGATGGCCTACCTGGGCCGGCTGGAGGACTTCCCCAGGTTCATAGTGATGACGCAGGTAGCCCTCAGCCCTGGGGAGCTGCCTCGGCTCAAAGTTACCCTGGCGGCCAACACGTTCATCCTCCGCCGGGAGGTCGGAGCACAGCCGTAGGAGCCGCGCCGTTGGAGGCTTCCACGGTGGCGCGGCACCTGTCCAGCCTGCTCGACAGCGAGCAGGACCGCATTGCCGTCGCATGGGCCTCGGCGCTCTCCCGCATGCGTCCGTCGGCCTACGTCTGCCGGCCCCTGGAGGAGTTGCGCCGGTTGGGCCGTGCCTACCTGGCCGAGCTGGTCGCCTATCTTGACTCAGATGATCCCGTCCGGCTGCGCGAGTTCGTGCACCGGGAGGCCGCCTTGCGCTTCAGCATGGGCTTCGGCGCCGCGGAGGTGGTCCAGGGGTTTGTGGTCTTTCGCGAGATCACCCGGGAGCTGTGCGAGCAGCTCGTGGCCGGCGGTGAGGACCGGCTCGTTCTATTCCGGAGTCTGACCGAGGCCACCGATTTCACGGTCGTGGAGTTCGTCACGTTCTTCAACCACCTGTCCGAGGAGCGGACCGCGGCCCAGCAGAAGGAGATGCAGAACCTGCAACGAGCGCTCGTGGACGAGGCGGTGCAGGACGAGGTGACCGACTTCTTCACCGGCCGGTACTTTGACGAGCACCTGGCAGTAGAGGTGAAGAGGGCGGCCAGGTATCACAGGGCGTTCTCACTGGTCGTGCTGGACATTGACGACTTCGCCGGGCTGCGCGATCGCTACGGCGCCGTGGGAGCCGACGCGACGCTGAGATCGGCCGCTGACGCGCTTCGGGCGCTGACCCGCGACGTGGACATCAAGGCGCGAACGGATGAGGCCGAGTTCAGCATAGCGATGCCGGAGACGCCGCTGGAGCCGGCCACCGCGGTGGCCGAGCGCCTTCGGCTGGCGGTGGGCAAGCTACCCGTGCCACAGGATGCCCCGGTGGCCGACTGGCGGTCGCTGAGCGCGTCGGTCGGCGTAGGCAGTCACCCGGAGCACGGCAGCACCGCCCGAGAACTGCTACTGTCCGTGCGGCAGGCCCGCGACCGGGCCCGGATGCTCGGGGGCGACGTTACACTGCGTGCCGAGAGTCCGGCACAGCAAGGGGCCAGGGTGCACTGACTCGGGTCCTAGAGCCGCGTCCGGAGCTGCTCCTGGAGCATCCGGGAGGCCTCGTTCTGGGTCAGCCACGTCCCGGTCTGATGGTACACAACGTATCGGAGGAAGCCTGCCACGGACATGTATTGGGTCTCGGGAGAGAACGGCTTGAGGTTCTCAACGCGCGGCAGAGAGGCGAGGGCCATGTCTATCTGCGCGGGCGGGGCGGCCAGGGCCGGGGCCGCGGCCGGTTGGGCGGCGGCGGTGCGCGGCGGGTACACTATGATGACCGAAACCACCACGCCGTCCAGGCCAAAGGCGATGCCGTGCTGGTCGTAGGCGATCCCCAGCAGGCCTTCCACCACGGCGTCCGTGAACTGCTGTCCATAGACTCGCCGCACCTCGGCCACATTGGATCCCAGAGCGATGCCTTCGGCGGTGCGCAACAGGCTGTTGGTAGTGGAGATCGCGCGGACCGCGCCGTCCGCGGAGTACATGTTGAGCCCGTAGCGCGGGAACGTATAGAGAGCGCCATCGCGGAGGGTCCGCATCTCGGCCGGCTGGCCAAGGCGGCCGAGGGTCGCCGACACGGTGCGTCCCAGCGCCACACCGGCGATGCTCTGCCCTGGCACGATGAGCACCGGCGGCGGCGTCGCCGGCTGCTGCGCAACGACCGGCAGGGCCAGTCCGAGGATGACAGCGGTCACGATCATCCACGCTCGACGAGCCATCGCGTGTGCCCCCCATCCCGAGGCCGCAGCGCCGTCAGGGCGCGGCAGCGGTTTTCCCAATCATTCTCCCATTCGGCGCTGCGTCACGGATTCCTGCCCGGCTGCCTCCCGCGCCCCATGGGCGGCGGAGCGCGCGCGTGAGTGCCGGCGGTCTCGGCGCCGGAGGCGTGGGCGGCGTCGAGATCACCGTGGTGGCCGCCTTTGGGGCCATTCTCGGGAGCTTCGCCAACGTGTTGATCCACAGGATGCCTCGGGATGTCTCAATCGTCTACCCGGGGTCGCGGTGTCCCCACTGCCAGGCACCGATCCGTGCAAAGGACAACGTGCCGGTCCTCAGTTACCTGCTGCTGCGCGGCCGCTGCCGGTCCTGCGGTGGCAGGATCTCCGCGCGGTACCCTCTCGTCGAACTCCTCATGGCCATCCTGACGGTGGCGGTTTGGAGCGCCTTCACCGGCCCTCTACCACGGCTGGCAGGCCTGGGGTTCGCGTTCCTGATGGTAGTGATCACGTTCATTGACCTGGACCATCAACTCATTCTCAACCGCATTACCTATCCGGGCATAGCCGCGGGCCTGCTGCTCTCGGCCGCCCAAGACAGGGCGGTGCCCGCGCTACTGGCTGCCTCCGGCGCTGGTGCGCTCATAGCCGCGATCGTCGTCCTGAGCCGGGGCGGGATGGGAGGCGGCGACATCAAGCTGGCAGCACTCATCGGCGCGTTCCTCGGATGGCCGGGCGTGGCGGTTGCCCTCTTCACGGGTTTCATGGCCGGGGGGGTAGTGGGTATCGGGCTGCTAGCGCTGCGCCTGCGGGGGCGCAAGGATGCCATACCGTTCGGGCCGTGGCTTGCGGTCGGGGCGCTGGTAGCCCTGTTCTGGGGGGATGCGATTGCGGCCTGGTACTGGCCGTAGGCCGCCGGAGTGGAGCCCGGCGGAGGTCGTGCAGGAGCCATGGCGGAGGATTGCAGGAATTCCTCAGGTCTATCGAGCAAGAGTTTAGGGCACTCTGTTGAAGAATGGGTTGTTTGAGGGCGAGGGGAGCCTGCCGGGGCTCTGGGGTACACTCTCAGACTCAGACATAGCATGGAGGGCCTCATGCGCAGGGTGATTGAGTACCTTCGCGCGCATCCAGTAATCGCGGTCGCGCTCGCGGTAGGTGTTGTGGGCGGCCTCGTCCTGGCTCTGACCGCGCCTCCGCCTCCGCCGACGACAACCGAGGTCATGCCCGCGGCGCCTGTTGCCGTGGCAACCCCGGCCCCGCCTCAGGTTGCGCAGCCGGTACCGACGCCTACACCGGCCCCAGTGCCTACGCCATCGCCGCGCGTGGTGGCCGGGCCCGTGGACGCCGGTCGGCCGGATCCATTTGCACCTCTGGTGCGCGCGGAAACGGGCGCGGGGGTGGAGAGGCCTGGCCCTGTGCCCCCTCCGGCACCGCTACCGCCTCCCCTGTTTCCAGGCCAGACGCCGCTGCAGCCCGGAGCCACGCCGACCCCGGCACCGCCGCCCAAGGAGGCCAGCACCGCAGAGCTCGTGGGCATACTCGGCGACGGCGCGGGCACGGCCATCATCAAGGTCGGCGACAAGACCTACATAGTGTCCAGGGGCGATGTTATCCTGGACAAGATCCGGGTCACGGCAGTTGATATCGCCAAGCGGTTGGTCATCCTTGAGCAGGACGGGGAGCGCTTTGAACTCAAGATGGGAGGAGTGAGCCACAGGCATGTCGCCGCGACAGCACCGTCGAGCATCTCCTAGGATCCTTACGGGGCTTGCCATCGTCCTGGCGCTCGCACTTGTTCCATCCGTGCCCGCGGCGCCACAGGCACCTCCCGTGCGCATCACTCAGGTGACGGCCAAGGTGTTCGGCGACACGGTGCAGCTTGCCGTCGTGGGCACCGGCGCGCTGACCTACCGGACGCTGCAACTCTCCTCGCCGCCCCGGCTGGTGATTGATCTGCCGGGCGCAGTGCTCGACAAGGCCGTGCCGCCGATTCTCGACGTTGACCGCGGCGCGGTCGCGCGCGTTCGGACCGGCCAGTTTCAGGAGCGGCCGCCCGTGACCCGTATCGCCGTGGATCTGACCGCCGCCGTGTCCTTTTCGCTGGCAACCAGCAGCCCTGGCGTGCTGGTAGCGAAGTTCTCCGGAGCCCGTGCCGTTGCTTCAGCGGCAGCCCCCGGCGTGCTGCGACCGGCAGCTCCGGCGGCAGCACCAGCGCCGGTGGCGCAGGCGCCTCCTCCGCCACCACCACCTGTTGTGCCAGCACCGGCACCCGCTGCGCCGCCCGCGGTTCCGGGCGCGCCCGTGGCAGCGCCAGGGCGGATTACGCTCGAGTTCCGCAACACCGAGCTGGCCGACGTGCTGACCGCGCTTGCAAAAGTGTGCGACACCAACATCGTGACCGATGCCTCGGTGAAGGGGCAGGTAACCGTCCGCCTCGTTGACCTGACCTGCGAGGAGTCCCTGCGCTTCATCCTGGAAGCCAACAACCTGGGCTT
Coding sequences within it:
- a CDS encoding PilN domain-containing protein, which encodes MIRINLLPRVPRRRLPGRRFLEIGLPVAVAVVLVVAAVWMNQRNAGVAADVASANREIAELQPQVDHVLELDRRIKAMREKEAVIVDLLKQQLPAASILNEFRLLIPKDAWVTSLSVPEPSSLNIEGMAMTYYAVAQLMDNLGTGRLFREVDLTVVQLERIGTRDVVRFQVTARIDRPQATGGDRP
- a CDS encoding GGDEF domain-containing protein, with the translated sequence MARHLSSLLDSEQDRIAVAWASALSRMRPSAYVCRPLEELRRLGRAYLAELVAYLDSDDPVRLREFVHREAALRFSMGFGAAEVVQGFVVFREITRELCEQLVAGGEDRLVLFRSLTEATDFTVVEFVTFFNHLSEERTAAQQKEMQNLQRALVDEAVQDEVTDFFTGRYFDEHLAVEVKRAARYHRAFSLVVLDIDDFAGLRDRYGAVGADATLRSAADALRALTRDVDIKARTDEAEFSIAMPETPLEPATAVAERLRLAVGKLPVPQDAPVADWRSLSASVGVGSHPEHGSTARELLLSVRQARDRARMLGGDVTLRAESPAQQGARVH
- a CDS encoding type II secretion system protein M, producing the protein MRGLSPRERMMLVLVLVAAMVTVFYLFVYTPAAARHASLLKERDARRTEVERLKTLVQTREAKEREYNALAERIRLIEAKLPPEREIPRLIRQLQGVASELGIKLALLRPGATQAGPAGEPAGAAPAPGKKPAAPAAPPRYQLFRLDLAFDGTYADLMAYLGRLEDFPRFIVMTQVALSPGELPRLKVTLAANTFILRREVGAQP
- a CDS encoding prepilin peptidase; this translates as MPRDVSIVYPGSRCPHCQAPIRAKDNVPVLSYLLLRGRCRSCGGRISARYPLVELLMAILTVAVWSAFTGPLPRLAGLGFAFLMVVITFIDLDHQLILNRITYPGIAAGLLLSAAQDRAVPALLAASGAGALIAAIVVLSRGGMGGGDIKLAALIGAFLGWPGVAVALFTGFMAGGVVGIGLLALRLRGRKDAIPFGPWLAVGALVALFWGDAIAAWYWP
- the pilM gene encoding type IV pilus assembly protein PilM, whose protein sequence is MGETPMGFLSSTPQTHVGIDIGSDALKVVELAGSYRTGFRLIRIGSAPGPPAAMHDGVPVAPEELGSHLRALLDRTGIKTDRVIMAVGGQAVTVREVRVPPMTKAELGAAVRYEAERYLPYNIKEVYMDYQVLGEATEDGRKMLDVIVVAARQDVVDKIVAVADAARLQIRVLDVESFALLRSAVGPSAAETQTIAIVDFGSEASDILITEGPRLRFTRNIPIGGAVLLNAVREAMDVDEATARSLVEEKGEVLEEGAAVDHTAERLYDVVAPHIGDLVTEIRRSLDYYQTRSRSVVVNQILLAGGLARLRNLDRTIASELGLATSVVSPFAHLKVNPETHPADRLAAVGPTMAVAVGLAMRGGDVS